Proteins co-encoded in one Saprospira grandis genomic window:
- the pheT gene encoding phenylalanine--tRNA ligase subunit beta has protein sequence MKISLNWLKRYLSCDLSLDKISERLTDIGLEVDGVETTETIPGSLQGLVVGYVESCEKHPDADKLSLTQVNVGAEELLPIVCGAPNVAQGQKVVVATVGTTLYPEKGDAFKIKKGKIRGQVSMGMICAEDEIGLGQSHAGIMVLDQDAPVGSPMADYINSLGGYKGKKAETDALIEIGLTPNRSDATSHYGVAFDLAAALNFEEEGSAKLELPAVTDFALGTSKLAMGLEVKATEKVLRYSGLVIEGIKVQDSPEWLQQHLKAIGIQPTNNIVDITNFVLHEMGQPLHAFDYDQIKGAKIQLDCLAADTPFLALDGQEYSLRAEDLMICDAEGQALCMAGVYGGKDSGVSEKTVNIFLESACFDAQSIRQSSMKHNLRTDAATRFEKGSDPNATIYALQRAALLIKELAGGEFGSELMDYYPQPVARPEVKLRYKRLNGLIGVELPKAEVKRVLALLDMPIVSEDEEQLIVAVPTNKTDVLREVDIIEEILRIYGFNKVPNSDKVAYNLSFPKKPESLKLRHRLAENLAAAGYTEMMALSLSKNSYYETLYPIATEQLVEIHNTSNQELSLMRPSMLMGGLEAILHNQNRQQDNLRFFEFGKTYRRDEQGAFVETERLAFFLTGKKQEESWLQPQTELSYYDLKAVVENSLAKLGIDLNARNIQQQVIEDEKPWAYALQANIRLGKTADELLVMGRVDPELLYEFGIKKPVYFASLNWETLMKVVAKKKVKYQPISKFPAMRRDLALVVDKAVRFTEIVKIAEKQAKKWLKAVNLFDIYENESQLGEGKKSYSVSFIFLDENKTLKDKEVDKVMQQLMQQYEKQLQALIRR, from the coding sequence ATGAAAATCTCACTTAACTGGTTGAAGCGTTACCTAAGCTGCGACCTATCTCTAGATAAAATTAGCGAAAGACTGACCGATATTGGATTAGAAGTAGATGGAGTAGAAACCACGGAAACAATTCCAGGTAGTTTGCAAGGGCTAGTTGTTGGCTATGTAGAAAGCTGCGAAAAGCATCCGGATGCCGATAAACTTTCTCTTACTCAAGTGAATGTAGGAGCCGAAGAACTACTTCCCATTGTCTGCGGAGCACCCAATGTAGCCCAAGGGCAAAAAGTAGTTGTGGCCACTGTGGGGACCACCCTCTATCCCGAAAAAGGCGATGCCTTCAAAATTAAAAAAGGAAAAATCCGTGGTCAAGTTTCTATGGGCATGATCTGCGCCGAGGATGAAATTGGTCTAGGCCAATCTCATGCGGGCATTATGGTTTTGGACCAAGATGCGCCTGTTGGTAGCCCCATGGCGGATTATATCAACAGCCTTGGAGGCTATAAGGGCAAAAAAGCCGAAACCGACGCCCTCATTGAAATCGGTTTGACCCCCAACCGTTCAGATGCGACTAGCCACTATGGTGTTGCTTTTGACCTAGCTGCCGCCCTTAACTTTGAAGAGGAGGGAAGCGCCAAACTAGAACTACCTGCTGTAACAGACTTTGCCCTAGGTACCTCAAAATTGGCCATGGGACTAGAGGTAAAAGCAACAGAAAAAGTGCTTCGCTATTCGGGCTTAGTCATTGAAGGAATAAAGGTTCAGGACTCTCCCGAATGGTTGCAGCAACATCTTAAAGCCATTGGCATTCAGCCAACTAACAATATCGTAGATATTACCAATTTCGTTTTGCATGAAATGGGCCAGCCCTTGCATGCTTTTGATTACGATCAGATTAAAGGCGCGAAAATTCAACTAGACTGCCTAGCCGCCGATACGCCCTTTTTGGCCCTAGATGGCCAAGAATATTCATTGCGCGCCGAGGATCTCATGATCTGTGATGCAGAAGGCCAAGCCCTTTGCATGGCTGGCGTTTATGGGGGAAAAGATTCTGGCGTGAGCGAAAAAACCGTAAACATCTTCTTGGAATCGGCTTGTTTTGATGCTCAAAGCATCCGCCAATCGAGCATGAAGCATAATTTGCGGACCGATGCCGCCACTCGCTTTGAGAAAGGCAGCGACCCCAATGCTACTATCTATGCGCTTCAACGTGCCGCCCTTTTGATTAAAGAGTTGGCCGGTGGAGAATTTGGCAGCGAATTGATGGATTACTATCCTCAGCCCGTCGCCCGCCCAGAAGTAAAACTACGCTACAAGCGCCTTAATGGCTTGATTGGGGTAGAATTGCCCAAAGCCGAGGTCAAAAGAGTATTGGCCCTTCTAGATATGCCTATTGTCTCTGAAGATGAAGAGCAACTCATTGTTGCCGTACCCACCAACAAGACCGATGTCTTGAGAGAAGTGGATATCATTGAGGAAATTCTCCGCATCTATGGATTCAACAAGGTGCCCAACTCAGATAAAGTAGCTTATAATCTTAGCTTTCCCAAAAAGCCAGAGAGCCTAAAACTCCGCCATCGCTTGGCCGAAAACCTAGCCGCCGCAGGCTATACCGAAATGATGGCCCTCTCGCTTTCTAAAAATAGCTATTACGAAACCCTCTACCCCATTGCTACAGAGCAATTGGTAGAAATTCACAATACCTCTAATCAAGAGCTGAGCCTCATGCGCCCCTCTATGCTCATGGGCGGCCTAGAAGCCATTTTGCACAACCAAAATCGCCAACAAGATAACCTCCGCTTTTTTGAGTTTGGCAAAACTTACCGCAGAGATGAACAAGGCGCTTTTGTAGAAACCGAACGCCTAGCTTTCTTCCTCACCGGAAAAAAACAAGAGGAAAGCTGGTTGCAGCCTCAAACCGAATTGAGCTACTACGACCTCAAAGCAGTGGTGGAAAATAGCCTAGCCAAATTGGGCATTGACCTCAACGCCCGCAATATCCAACAGCAAGTTATCGAGGATGAAAAACCTTGGGCCTACGCCCTCCAAGCCAATATTCGCCTAGGCAAAACCGCCGACGAACTATTGGTTATGGGCCGAGTAGACCCCGAACTCCTCTATGAATTCGGCATCAAAAAACCCGTCTACTTTGCTAGCCTCAATTGGGAAACCCTCATGAAGGTAGTGGCCAAGAAAAAGGTCAAATATCAACCCATTAGCAAGTTCCCCGCTATGCGTAGAGACCTCGCTTTAGTCGTGGATAAGGCTGTTCGCTTTACTGAAATTGTAAAAATTGCAGAAAAGCAGGCAAAAAAATGGCTAAAAGCTGTAAATTTATTCGATATTTATGAAAATGAAAGCCAACTCGGAGAAGGCAAAAAGTCTTATTCTGTTAGCTTCATTTTTCTAGATGAAAATAAAACCTTGAAAGATAAAGAGGTGGATAAGGTGATGCAACAGCTTATGCAGCAGTACGAAAAACAACTGCAAGCGCTCATTCGCCGCTAA
- a CDS encoding cell division protein ZapA, which yields MSKENLHSIKVEIAGRSYPLFVTDKEREAVLLLGEKINEEINDLHARYANSLVKQDIMAMLLLTYGKKMQELEESTSLPSIEDKINQLQNLLSEIPLED from the coding sequence ATGTCGAAAGAAAATCTCCATAGCATCAAAGTAGAAATAGCCGGACGTAGCTACCCGCTTTTTGTAACCGACAAAGAGCGAGAGGCCGTCCTGTTGCTCGGAGAAAAAATTAACGAAGAGATTAACGATCTGCATGCTCGCTATGCCAATAGCCTAGTTAAACAGGATATTATGGCCATGCTATTACTTACCTACGGCAAAAAAATGCAAGAATTAGAAGAAAGTACTAGCCTGCCCTCCATAGAAGATAAAATCAATCAACTCCAAAATCTTTTATCCGAAATCCCCCTTGAAGATTAA
- the rny gene encoding ribonuclease Y — MEIIIALLGLAIGSGLGYYLGTKVLNKTVRDKEEDLESRIQDILQQAKDKKAEAEADARQAASKIIEDAKRNGENIKRKKIKEAKDLYNKKKSEFDAKANRRDQQLKNAENKAKEKENQLRQEEGKLKKEAETNAQLRQQLEQKIQDTTAKAEAMAQQEEQFRFALEKVAKMSAQEAKEELIKNMRDKAESEAIALVKDRIEEAKLTANKEAKKIVIQTIQRMAAEHTIENTVSVFHLDSDDLKGQIIGREGRNIRTLEAATGVEVIVDDTPEAIIISSFDPVRREVCRLSLQRLVADGRIHPARIEEVVAKTRKQIEEQIMEIGQRTVIDLNIHGMQPQLIRMVGRMRFRSSYGQNLLKHSIETAKLCATMAAELGLSPREVKMAKRAGLLHDIGKVSEEETELSHAILGMKLCEKHGEKAPVINAVGAHHDEVEMKFIISPIIQACDAISGARPGARREILESYIQRINELEQRALSYDGVQKVYAMQAGRELRVIVEADKVSDQKADELSFLISQQIQNEMQYPGQIKITVIREKRAVAFAR, encoded by the coding sequence ATGGAAATCATCATAGCCCTTTTGGGCCTTGCCATCGGTTCCGGCCTAGGGTACTACCTCGGTACTAAGGTCCTGAACAAAACGGTGCGCGACAAAGAAGAGGACCTGGAATCTAGAATCCAAGATATCCTCCAACAAGCTAAAGATAAAAAAGCCGAGGCCGAAGCCGACGCCCGCCAAGCCGCTTCCAAAATTATTGAGGACGCTAAACGCAATGGCGAAAATATTAAACGCAAGAAAATTAAAGAGGCTAAAGATCTCTACAATAAAAAGAAATCTGAATTTGATGCCAAGGCTAACCGCCGAGACCAACAACTGAAAAATGCCGAGAATAAGGCTAAGGAAAAAGAAAATCAACTCCGCCAAGAAGAAGGAAAACTTAAAAAGGAGGCCGAGACAAATGCTCAACTCCGCCAACAACTAGAACAGAAAATTCAAGATACTACCGCCAAAGCAGAAGCTATGGCCCAGCAAGAAGAACAGTTCCGATTTGCACTCGAAAAAGTCGCCAAAATGTCGGCCCAAGAAGCTAAAGAAGAACTGATCAAAAATATGCGCGATAAGGCCGAATCCGAAGCTATCGCCCTGGTGAAAGACCGTATCGAAGAAGCTAAGTTAACCGCTAATAAGGAAGCCAAAAAGATTGTGATCCAAACCATTCAAAGAATGGCCGCAGAACACACAATCGAAAATACCGTTTCTGTCTTCCACCTCGATTCAGATGACCTCAAAGGCCAAATTATCGGTAGAGAAGGCCGAAATATCCGTACCCTAGAAGCCGCTACCGGCGTAGAGGTGATCGTAGACGATACCCCCGAAGCCATCATTATCTCTAGCTTCGACCCCGTCCGCCGTGAGGTTTGCCGCCTCTCTTTACAACGACTCGTTGCCGACGGACGTATCCACCCCGCTCGCATCGAAGAAGTAGTGGCCAAAACACGCAAGCAAATCGAAGAGCAGATTATGGAAATCGGTCAACGTACCGTAATTGACCTCAATATCCACGGTATGCAACCCCAACTTATTCGTATGGTGGGCCGCATGCGCTTCCGCTCTTCTTATGGCCAAAACCTACTCAAACACTCTATCGAAACCGCTAAGCTTTGCGCTACTATGGCCGCCGAATTAGGCCTCTCTCCCCGAGAAGTCAAAATGGCCAAAAGAGCCGGACTCCTACACGATATCGGAAAAGTATCTGAGGAGGAAACCGAACTCTCGCACGCTATCCTCGGTATGAAGCTTTGCGAAAAACATGGCGAAAAAGCGCCCGTGATTAACGCCGTTGGTGCCCACCACGATGAGGTCGAAATGAAGTTTATTATCTCGCCCATTATCCAAGCTTGTGATGCCATTTCTGGGGCCCGCCCTGGCGCCCGCCGAGAAATTCTCGAAAGCTATATCCAACGAATCAACGAACTGGAACAACGCGCGCTCTCTTATGATGGCGTCCAAAAAGTTTATGCTATGCAAGCCGGCCGCGAACTCCGCGTGATCGTAGAAGCCGATAAGGTGAGCGACCAAAAAGCCGACGAACTGTCTTTCCTCATCTCTCAGCAGATCCAAAACGAAATGCAGTACCCCGGCCAAATTAAAATTACGGTGATCCGTGAAAAACGTGCCGTGGCTTTCGCCCGCTAA
- a CDS encoding lamin tail domain-containing protein, translating to MKKLLLGLLLLPLGLASQSLTDDFSDGDFTSNPSWTGDQAQYTINANNELAINDLGNTGNSSLYVGANMQDSTVWEFLIKTNLTTSGPSSSNKVRVYLQIDQADVNANLNGYYLEFGESGSNDALELYRITNGSSSSLIRGTDGQMAGPSHNVRVRISRDNAGNWELSADYSGGTNFVSEGTTQDNSHNAGSFFAIRTYYSSTQGDRFSYDDISISPLFVDQQAPSLLSASAASATTVAVLFDEALDPTTANNAANYSLNNGLTVSAAQLDAQNPNQVNLTVSSMQSQTSYQLSVNNVEDLSGNALSNQSTTFTYVQLVTPAYQDLIFNELMIDPSPVVNLPEAEFIEIYNRGTGAVDLSNYELIHRSASSGTETSRNLANYILLPNEYLILHNDAAYTTASNQQQIAGFPSLNNTSAYLLLKTPAGQLVDSILYSNDWYQDDNKDAGGWTLELINPNLVCKGGNNWIASNDLNGGTPGAPNSVLDNTVDTTAPVILQARQASVNQAVLVFDDILDALAATDIANYSIDNGLNVVFAQLLDQYTVELTFNSNMQSQNTYSITANNVGDCVGNLANRTASFVYYEVEAAEHYDILINEILADASPSVGLPELEFVELYNRSNKYINLLNYRFSDGTSSRDAVFPFYILAPGEYLIISGEEQGQSYSSFGPTITFTSFPDLNAGGELISLSAANGNIIDAVDFSSDWYSESSKADGGWTLERINPNRPCEGASNWMGSIAQPPNYATVGGTPGQENSVYQDNPDQFAPDLIRAYPFGASIAANGDSIRLFFSEALDDSTAVNLANFSLDNGLMVQEAYLEAPNYNTLVIVTDQGLSANTIYTISLTNGLTDCVGNPIGLINSTQFALPQSIAAGDLQLNEVLFNPATGGSDFVEIYNASEKVLNLGDLWIANTTEESTLLDDANRVVGNLLIFPGSYAVLTEGAAALARQYARPVGQPTPDLSKMLETDLPAYNDDEGTVLIYSVTNNQAVFVDQFDYSEDFHNELLDEVDGVSLERIDLNAPTNDPNNWHSAAQAASFATPTYENSSALRNEVLGQELLELPNTTFSPDGDGFEDFLLINYSLPAPDYVAEVAVYDANGRFIKQLVQSESLLQEGFLQWDGSNEAGEKALVGPYIILAKLVSPSGDTKVEKKTCVLAAKF from the coding sequence ATGAAAAAACTTCTCCTCGGCCTCCTGCTCTTGCCTCTCGGCCTAGCCAGCCAAAGCCTTACCGACGATTTTAGCGATGGCGACTTTACTAGCAATCCTAGCTGGACCGGTGATCAAGCCCAATATACCATCAATGCTAACAATGAATTAGCGATTAATGACCTCGGCAATACTGGCAATAGCAGCCTGTATGTGGGCGCCAATATGCAAGATAGTACCGTTTGGGAGTTCCTGATAAAAACAAACCTGACAACCTCTGGACCCTCTAGCTCTAATAAGGTACGCGTCTATCTCCAAATTGATCAAGCCGATGTTAACGCTAACCTCAATGGCTACTATCTGGAGTTTGGCGAAAGTGGCAGCAATGACGCCCTAGAGCTTTACCGAATTACAAACGGCTCTTCCTCTAGCCTGATCCGAGGAACAGATGGCCAAATGGCCGGCCCTAGCCATAATGTCCGTGTCCGCATTAGCCGAGATAATGCCGGCAACTGGGAGCTAAGCGCCGATTATAGCGGAGGTACTAACTTCGTCTCGGAAGGAACCACCCAAGATAATAGCCATAATGCAGGCAGCTTCTTTGCTATCCGCACGTATTATTCTTCTACCCAAGGCGACCGCTTTTCCTATGACGATATTTCAATTTCGCCCCTTTTTGTGGACCAACAAGCGCCCAGCCTGCTCTCGGCCTCTGCCGCCTCAGCAACTACTGTAGCAGTGCTTTTTGATGAGGCCCTAGACCCCACAACAGCCAATAATGCCGCTAACTATAGCCTGAATAATGGCCTGACCGTCTCCGCTGCTCAACTCGATGCCCAAAACCCCAATCAGGTGAACCTGACGGTAAGCAGCATGCAGTCGCAAACGAGCTATCAGCTAAGCGTGAATAATGTGGAGGACCTATCGGGTAATGCCCTGAGCAACCAAAGCACTACCTTTACTTATGTTCAGTTGGTCACCCCCGCTTATCAAGATCTCATCTTTAATGAACTGATGATCGATCCCTCTCCCGTAGTCAATTTACCCGAAGCCGAGTTTATCGAAATCTATAACCGAGGCACAGGAGCCGTGGATCTCAGCAATTATGAGCTGATCCACCGCAGCGCTAGCAGCGGTACCGAAACTAGCCGCAACCTAGCCAATTATATCCTCTTGCCCAATGAATACCTGATCCTGCACAATGATGCGGCCTATACAACGGCTAGCAATCAACAGCAAATAGCAGGCTTTCCCTCTCTAAATAATACCAGCGCCTACCTGCTGCTCAAAACGCCCGCTGGCCAATTGGTCGATAGCATTTTGTATAGCAACGATTGGTACCAAGATGATAATAAAGATGCCGGCGGCTGGACCCTAGAGCTAATCAATCCCAATTTGGTCTGTAAAGGCGGCAATAACTGGATCGCCTCCAATGATCTTAATGGCGGAACCCCAGGCGCCCCCAATTCGGTCCTAGACAATACCGTAGATACTACAGCCCCAGTCATTCTTCAAGCCCGTCAGGCTTCTGTGAATCAAGCGGTTTTGGTCTTCGATGATATTTTAGATGCCCTAGCGGCCACGGATATCGCTAACTATAGTATAGATAATGGCCTGAATGTCGTTTTTGCCCAGCTCTTGGACCAATATACCGTTGAGCTGACCTTTAATAGCAATATGCAAAGCCAAAATACCTATAGCATTACAGCCAATAATGTGGGCGACTGTGTAGGCAATCTGGCCAATAGAACGGCTAGCTTTGTCTATTATGAAGTGGAAGCTGCCGAACATTATGATATCCTAATCAACGAAATCTTGGCCGATGCCTCTCCCTCCGTAGGCTTGCCAGAACTCGAGTTTGTAGAGCTTTATAACCGCTCCAATAAGTATATCAATCTCCTTAATTATCGCTTTAGCGATGGGACAAGTAGCCGAGATGCCGTCTTTCCCTTCTATATCTTGGCCCCCGGCGAATATCTCATCATTAGCGGAGAAGAACAGGGCCAGTCTTATAGCAGTTTTGGCCCAACAATCACATTCACGAGCTTTCCAGACCTCAACGCTGGGGGAGAGCTCATTAGCCTGAGTGCCGCAAACGGAAATATTATTGATGCCGTAGACTTTAGCTCCGACTGGTATAGCGAAAGCAGCAAGGCCGATGGTGGCTGGACCCTCGAACGCATCAATCCTAACCGCCCCTGCGAGGGCGCTAGCAACTGGATGGGCTCTATCGCTCAACCGCCTAATTATGCTACGGTTGGGGGAACGCCCGGACAAGAAAATTCGGTCTACCAAGATAATCCCGACCAATTCGCTCCCGACCTTATCCGCGCCTATCCTTTTGGGGCCAGTATTGCCGCCAATGGCGATAGCATCCGCCTCTTTTTCTCCGAGGCTTTGGATGATAGCACGGCCGTTAACTTGGCCAACTTTAGTCTGGATAATGGCCTGATGGTCCAAGAGGCCTATCTGGAAGCCCCCAATTACAATACTTTGGTCATTGTTACCGATCAAGGACTAAGCGCTAATACGATTTATACCATTAGCCTAACCAATGGCCTGACCGATTGCGTAGGCAACCCCATTGGCCTGATCAATAGTACCCAGTTTGCCCTGCCCCAAAGCATTGCCGCTGGCGATCTCCAACTTAATGAGGTCCTTTTCAATCCCGCTACGGGCGGTAGCGATTTTGTAGAAATCTATAACGCCTCGGAGAAGGTGCTCAACCTAGGCGACCTCTGGATTGCCAACACCACCGAAGAAAGTACTTTGCTGGATGATGCCAATCGAGTAGTGGGCAATTTGCTCATTTTCCCTGGCAGTTATGCGGTACTCACTGAGGGAGCCGCCGCTCTGGCCCGCCAATATGCCCGCCCAGTAGGCCAACCCACTCCCGATTTAAGCAAGATGCTCGAAACAGACCTGCCTGCTTATAATGATGATGAAGGAACGGTTTTAATCTATAGCGTGACGAATAATCAGGCGGTCTTTGTGGACCAATTTGATTATTCTGAGGATTTCCATAATGAATTGCTCGATGAGGTGGATGGCGTTTCTCTAGAACGCATCGATCTAAATGCGCCTACCAACGATCCTAATAACTGGCATTCGGCTGCGCAGGCCGCTAGCTTTGCCACCCCAACTTATGAGAATAGTAGCGCTTTGCGCAATGAGGTCTTGGGCCAAGAATTACTAGAGTTGCCCAATACCACCTTCTCGCCTGATGGCGACGGCTTTGAGGATTTTCTATTGATTAACTATAGTTTGCCCGCTCCCGATTATGTGGCAGAGGTGGCCGTCTATGATGCAAATGGCCGCTTTATTAAGCAGTTGGTGCAAAGCGAAAGCCTCTTGCAAGAGGGCTTTTTGCAATGGGATGGCAGCAATGAAGCCGGCGAAAAGGCCCTGGTGGGTCCCTATATCATTCTGGCCAAGTTGGTTTCTCCCTCTGGAGACACAAAAGTGGAAAAGAAGACTTGTGTGCTGGCCGCCAAGTTTTAA
- the alaS gene encoding alanine--tRNA ligase, protein MKTAKAIRQEFLDFFESKGHQIVASAPVVNQNDPTLMFINSGMAQFKDYFLGNQDSPSPRIADTQKCLRVSGKHNDLEDVGRDSYHQTLFEMLGNWSFGDYFKQEAIDWAWELLTERYGIDPERLYITVFAGDEEDKLPADEEAEKMWEKWVPKDRILRFDRKDNFWEMGDQGPCGPCAEIHIDLRSEEERAAKDGKELVNMDDPMVIEIWNLVFMQFNRMADGKLVPLKNKHIDTGMGLERLCMVLQNKTSNYTTDLFSPIIEKIEALSGFEYKDDYSPKALSDIAMRVIADHVRAVALVIADGQLPSNTGAGYVVRRVLRRAVRYYFSFLNRQDPMIHLLVPVVSEMFKEVFPELAAQEDFICKMVKSEEEAFLRTLANGLKRIEQLEVKNNELPGETAFELFDTFGFPIDLSLLIAKEKGWTVDLKGFEAALAEQKKRSQADAAKDVADWVILEEGQTDFVGYEKDSCQSRLLKYRKVVVKKKTQYQLVLEQTPFYPEGGGQVGDTGLLYFGEEKIPVINTLKENDLIISITTKLPEQLDQVVRAEINAPKRRLTENNHSATHLLHAALRQVLSHHVQQKGSLVNADLLRFDFSHFEKMTAEQIVEVERLVNKKIRENISLKEQRDLPIEQAKEEGAMMLFGEKYSDQVRVITFDDSYSKELCGGCHVSATGKIGLFKIREESSVAAGVRRIVALTADVAEEYLRKESQELAEVKSRFNNPKKLLTVIDKLLEDQKALQKELEQLLLQQAQAEKADLLAQAQEIGDVQLVSGQLSVSDKDAIKQICQEIGQQLPRAVVALAAADGAKASLTISMSRELAQEKGWNAGKWIKQAAKHIKGGGGGQPFFATAGGKNPAGIPAALAEVKSLVEDN, encoded by the coding sequence ATGAAAACAGCAAAAGCGATCCGACAAGAGTTTCTAGACTTTTTTGAAAGTAAGGGCCACCAAATTGTAGCCTCTGCTCCTGTCGTTAACCAAAATGACCCTACCCTGATGTTTATCAACTCAGGCATGGCACAGTTTAAAGATTATTTTTTGGGCAATCAGGATAGCCCCTCGCCCAGAATTGCCGATACCCAGAAGTGTTTGCGCGTATCGGGCAAGCATAATGATTTGGAAGATGTGGGCCGAGATAGCTACCACCAAACTCTTTTTGAGATGTTGGGCAACTGGTCTTTTGGCGACTACTTTAAGCAAGAAGCCATTGATTGGGCTTGGGAACTGCTCACAGAACGCTATGGCATTGACCCCGAACGCCTTTATATTACCGTTTTTGCTGGCGATGAAGAAGATAAGCTCCCCGCCGATGAGGAGGCCGAAAAAATGTGGGAGAAATGGGTGCCCAAAGATCGCATCCTGCGCTTTGACCGCAAAGATAATTTTTGGGAAATGGGCGATCAGGGACCTTGTGGCCCCTGTGCCGAGATTCATATTGACCTGCGTTCGGAGGAAGAACGGGCCGCTAAGGATGGTAAGGAGCTGGTGAATATGGACGACCCCATGGTGATTGAGATTTGGAACCTGGTCTTTATGCAGTTTAATCGCATGGCCGATGGCAAATTGGTCCCGCTCAAAAACAAACATATTGATACGGGCATGGGCCTAGAGCGTCTTTGTATGGTGCTGCAAAATAAAACCTCTAATTATACCACCGACCTCTTTAGCCCCATTATCGAAAAGATTGAGGCCCTTAGTGGTTTTGAATATAAGGACGATTATTCGCCCAAAGCCTTGAGCGATATTGCCATGCGCGTTATTGCCGACCATGTTCGGGCCGTGGCTTTGGTGATTGCCGACGGACAACTGCCCTCTAATACTGGGGCCGGCTATGTGGTCCGCCGCGTACTGCGCCGAGCCGTTCGCTATTATTTTAGCTTCCTTAACCGCCAAGATCCCATGATCCATTTGTTGGTGCCCGTGGTTTCTGAAATGTTTAAGGAGGTCTTTCCAGAATTGGCCGCCCAAGAAGATTTCATTTGCAAAATGGTGAAATCGGAAGAAGAGGCCTTCTTGCGCACTTTAGCCAATGGACTCAAGCGAATTGAGCAATTGGAGGTCAAAAATAATGAGCTGCCCGGCGAAACTGCCTTTGAACTCTTTGATACCTTTGGTTTTCCTATTGACTTGAGCTTGCTCATTGCCAAAGAGAAAGGCTGGACCGTAGACCTCAAGGGATTCGAGGCCGCTTTGGCCGAGCAGAAAAAACGCTCACAAGCAGATGCCGCCAAAGATGTAGCCGATTGGGTGATCCTTGAAGAAGGACAAACCGACTTTGTAGGCTATGAAAAAGATAGCTGCCAAAGTCGCTTGCTCAAGTACCGCAAAGTGGTGGTGAAAAAGAAAACCCAATACCAATTGGTCCTAGAACAAACGCCTTTCTACCCTGAAGGCGGGGGACAAGTAGGCGATACCGGCCTACTCTACTTTGGCGAGGAGAAAATCCCAGTGATCAATACGCTCAAAGAAAATGATCTCATCATTTCTATTACGACGAAGTTGCCTGAGCAATTGGACCAAGTCGTACGGGCAGAGATTAACGCCCCCAAACGCCGACTCACCGAAAATAACCACTCGGCTACGCACCTTTTGCATGCCGCTTTGCGCCAAGTCTTGAGCCATCATGTACAACAAAAAGGCTCTTTGGTCAATGCGGATTTGCTCCGTTTCGATTTCTCTCATTTTGAGAAAATGACTGCCGAGCAAATCGTAGAGGTAGAGCGTTTGGTCAATAAAAAGATTCGGGAAAACATCAGCCTTAAGGAGCAAAGAGATTTGCCCATTGAGCAAGCCAAAGAAGAAGGCGCAATGATGCTATTTGGCGAAAAATACAGCGATCAGGTCCGGGTAATTACCTTTGACGATAGCTATTCTAAAGAACTTTGTGGCGGTTGCCATGTTTCGGCCACAGGTAAAATTGGCCTATTTAAGATTCGGGAAGAAAGCTCTGTAGCCGCAGGTGTACGCCGTATTGTGGCCCTCACTGCGGATGTAGCCGAGGAGTACCTACGCAAGGAAAGCCAAGAATTGGCAGAGGTGAAAAGCCGCTTTAATAATCCTAAAAAACTTTTGACGGTTATTGATAAGCTCCTTGAGGACCAAAAAGCCCTACAAAAGGAATTAGAACAGCTCTTACTCCAACAAGCTCAAGCCGAAAAGGCAGATCTTTTGGCCCAAGCCCAAGAAATTGGCGATGTGCAGCTCGTGAGCGGTCAGCTCTCGGTTTCCGATAAAGATGCCATCAAGCAGATTTGCCAAGAGATTGGCCAACAACTGCCCAGAGCCGTAGTCGCTCTAGCCGCCGCTGATGGCGCAAAGGCTAGCCTCACCATTTCTATGAGCAGAGAGCTAGCTCAAGAAAAAGGCTGGAATGCAGGCAAATGGATCAAGCAAGCCGCTAAACATATCAAAGGTGGCGGAGGCGGACAGCCTTTCTTTGCTACCGCAGGTGGCAAGAATCCAGCGGGCATCCCCGCCGCTTTGGCAGAAGTGAAAAGCCTAGTAGAAGATAACTAA